In uncultured Methanobrevibacter sp., the genomic window TTTAAGGTTGAATGTCGCCTTACCATTATTTTTTGTTTTAACGGTTAATTTGACTTTTTTACCATTGACTTTAGTTGTTAGAGTAACTTTAACTTTTTTCATTGCTTTTCCTTTGTTGTCTTTTAAGACAATGGTGTATTTTTTTGTTTTTGTTTTTAATGTTTTTGCCTTAGCAGTCATTTTAGGAGAAGCTTTTTTAACTACAACTTTTACACTAGCAGAAGATTTGACATAGTTTGTGGTTCCTTTGTAGGTTATTGTTGCAGTGTAAGTTTTTACAGGCAATGTTATTTTCAAGCTAACTTGACCATTTGTGTTAGTAGTTCTTTCGAATGTTTTACCATTGATTTTGATGTAAACTTTTTGTTTTGCCAATGCTTTTCCATTAGCATCTTTTAATGTTGCTTTTAAGTATTTTCCAGTGTTATAAACCATTGTTAATTTAGAAGCTGATAACTTGGTAGCCAATGGTTTTACAGCAATTGATTTAGTAACAACTTGGCATGTAACAGGGTTTGTAATAGTTACGTTATAATTACCTGCATCAAAGACAATGGAAAATACTGCAATACCGTTAACATCAGTAGTTGCATTGATTGTGTTT contains:
- a CDS encoding Ig-like domain repeat protein, with protein sequence IITYDLSILGAGVYNVTVVNPVTGERRDYAITVTVAETISASDVTVTYGVSSKFTANFTDQYGVALANTNVTFKVGENTINATTDVNGIAVFSIVFDAGNYNVTITNPVTCQVVTKSIAVKPLATKLSASKLTMVYNTGKYLKATLKDANGKALAKQKVYIKINGKTFERTTNTNGQVSLKITLPVKTYTATITYKGTTNYVKSSASVKVVVKKASPKMTAKAKTLKTKTKKYTIVLKDNKGKAMKKVKVTLTTKVNGKKVKLTVKTKNNGKATFNLKKLVKGKYTAAVKFAGNKNFKAVTKKVKITVKK